A genomic region of Myxosarcina sp. GI1 contains the following coding sequences:
- a CDS encoding anti-sigma regulatory factor, with protein sequence MIAIPIPWSRNKWSTMSFASTLYLCPILDLLLVNVPSEWHAELRLGLQEALVNAAKHGNKLDPNKMVIVKFTVTTSEYCWVIADEGRGFSPNSANRINFADSCGFEEYFLPEEEAESGRGLCILHKIFDRVYWNRQGTELTLSKLVTNPNKQPAIY encoded by the coding sequence GTGATTGCAATACCTATTCCTTGGAGTAGAAACAAATGGAGTACGATGAGCTTTGCTTCGACGCTTTATTTATGTCCCATTTTAGATTTATTATTGGTCAACGTGCCTTCTGAATGGCATGCAGAGTTAAGGCTGGGTTTGCAAGAAGCATTAGTTAATGCAGCCAAACATGGTAATAAACTCGATCCAAACAAAATGGTTATAGTAAAATTCACCGTAACTACTTCAGAATACTGCTGGGTTATTGCCGACGAAGGTAGAGGTTTTTCTCCCAATAGTGCCAATAGGATAAATTTTGCAGATTCTTGTGGTTTTGAAGAATACTTTTTGCCCGAAGAAGAAGCAGAAAGCGGTAGAGGTTTATGTATTTTACACAAAATATTCGATCGCGTCTACTGGAATCGGCAGGGAACCGAGCTAACCCTATCCAAATTAGTAACCAATCCTAATAAACAGCCTGCGATTTATTAA
- the rlmD gene encoding 23S rRNA (uracil(1939)-C(5))-methyltransferase RlmD — MKQQWQQGSLITLDITDLNTSGEGVGRHQGKVVFVPDTVTGDRARVKLTQLKSKYAKGKLQELLIASEDRIRPRCIVADKCGGCQWQHIDWEYQREVKRQQVAQALKRIGGFDNLQIEPIIYAPYALNYRNKATYPLARSATGQVQAGYYRKGTHKLINLNQCPVQDSRLHPLLKEVKQDIQQRGWSIYNETTHQGKLRHLGLRIGSRTGEMLLTLVTTDFSLQEIEKQAEIWLQRYAQLVGVCLNLNCDRTNVIFGRETKTVAGKPYLREIFAGVELHISSDTFFQVNTAAAELLLEKIVHKLNLQGTETIVDAYCGIGTFSLPLARMVRQIIGIESYQASVEQARQNAAINQIDNATFYVAKVEYYLNQLKIKPDIVMLDPPRKGCDRAVIKTLLSLQPSNIVYISCQPATLARDIKLLCQSKIYRPHTVQPADFFPQTTHVECGIVLNRIE; from the coding sequence ATGAAACAACAATGGCAGCAGGGCAGTTTAATTACTTTAGATATAACCGATCTTAATACTAGTGGTGAAGGGGTAGGCAGACATCAAGGCAAAGTTGTTTTTGTCCCCGATACGGTAACGGGCGATCGCGCCAGAGTCAAATTAACTCAGCTAAAGTCTAAATATGCCAAAGGCAAACTGCAAGAACTATTAATCGCCTCCGAAGATCGTATTCGTCCGCGCTGTATTGTGGCTGATAAATGCGGCGGCTGTCAGTGGCAGCATATAGATTGGGAATATCAACGAGAAGTTAAAAGACAGCAGGTAGCGCAAGCTTTAAAACGTATTGGCGGTTTTGATAATTTACAGATCGAACCTATTATTTATGCACCCTACGCGCTAAATTACCGTAACAAAGCTACCTATCCTCTAGCTAGATCTGCTACGGGACAGGTACAGGCTGGTTATTATCGTAAGGGAACTCATAAACTAATTAATCTCAACCAGTGTCCCGTACAAGATTCTCGTTTGCATCCTTTACTCAAAGAAGTAAAACAAGACATACAGCAGCGTGGTTGGTCTATTTATAACGAAACCACTCATCAAGGAAAACTACGTCATTTAGGCTTGCGTATCGGCAGTCGTACTGGTGAAATGCTGCTAACCTTAGTAACTACAGATTTCTCGCTGCAAGAAATTGAAAAACAGGCAGAGATTTGGCTACAGAGATATGCTCAACTAGTGGGAGTCTGTCTCAATCTCAATTGCGATCGCACCAACGTTATTTTTGGTAGAGAAACTAAGACAGTTGCAGGTAAACCATATCTACGAGAAATTTTTGCAGGAGTCGAACTGCACATAAGTTCCGATACCTTTTTTCAAGTTAATACCGCAGCAGCAGAATTATTACTAGAAAAGATCGTCCACAAATTAAACTTGCAGGGTACTGAAACTATAGTCGATGCTTATTGTGGTATAGGAACTTTTAGCTTGCCTTTAGCCCGAATGGTCAGACAAATTATTGGTATTGAAAGCTATCAAGCCTCTGTAGAACAGGCACGTCAAAACGCTGCTATCAATCAAATTGATAATGCTACTTTTTATGTAGCTAAAGTTGAATACTATTTAAACCAGCTTAAGATAAAACCAGATATAGTGATGCTCGACCCTCCTCGTAAAGGATGCGATCGCGCTGTTATTAAAACTTTATTGAGTTTGCAACCATCTAATATAGTTTATATAAGTTGTCAACCAGCAACTTTAGCTAGAGATATCAAACTTCTCTGTCAATCTAAAATTTATCGACCACATACAGTTCAACCTGCGGATTTTTTCCCCCAAACTACTCACGTTGAGTGCGGAATAGTTTTGAATAGAATTGAGTAA
- a CDS encoding ATP-binding protein, which produces MNELAAIATHLIFGEAMSFMPHGMCYLWKPGLVGLHLISNGIIAVSYFSIPIVLVYILRQRTDIPFNGIFLLFAAFILFCGTGHAFDIWTLWHPNYWISGWIRLLTAFVSLATAIALTAKISQILDLPSPTQVNNINQQLQEKINKLNQQQAIIHQQEQFLRSIYNNVREAIFVVDVAADGIFRYRGFNSAAKRLTGVDNVENKTPLQILPAEAAATVEKRYKKCVTSKTSISYEECLPFQNCNTWWLTTLNPVEDETKNISRIIGTSLNITERKEAEQALAKLNEELEARVRQRTAQLEHTNSLLLATTATLEKRNQELDRFAYVTSHDLKAPLRAIAQLSEWIEEDLGDKLDDDIRHNMTLLRSRVCRLNNLIEGLLQYSRIGRIKSKPESVDVAKMLIEIIDSLDAPDNFQIQIQDNMPTFVTESIPLQQVFQNLISNAIEHSDRDKVKIAVSVRELVDCYEFAIADNGRGIDPKYHDRIFTIFQTLKARDIKESTGIGLAIVKKAVEDRGGKIEVESQVGVGTTFRFTWKKG; this is translated from the coding sequence ATGAACGAGTTAGCTGCGATCGCAACACATCTCATCTTTGGCGAAGCTATGTCTTTTATGCCTCATGGGATGTGTTATCTCTGGAAACCTGGGCTAGTAGGTTTGCATTTGATTAGTAATGGGATAATTGCCGTATCTTATTTTTCAATTCCAATTGTTTTGGTATACATTCTCCGCCAAAGAACTGATATTCCCTTCAACGGTATATTTCTATTATTTGCAGCTTTTATTCTCTTTTGTGGGACTGGACATGCTTTTGACATTTGGACTTTATGGCATCCCAATTATTGGATATCGGGTTGGATTAGATTACTAACTGCTTTCGTTTCTCTAGCAACTGCGATCGCTCTAACCGCCAAAATATCTCAAATATTAGATTTGCCATCCCCTACTCAAGTCAACAATATAAACCAGCAGCTACAAGAAAAAATTAACAAACTAAATCAGCAACAAGCAATTATTCACCAGCAAGAACAGTTTCTTCGCAGTATTTACAATAATGTGCGAGAAGCAATCTTTGTGGTCGATGTAGCAGCAGATGGTATCTTTCGCTATCGAGGATTTAATTCTGCTGCTAAACGATTAACGGGAGTAGACAATGTAGAAAATAAAACTCCTTTACAAATCTTACCTGCTGAAGCCGCAGCCACGGTAGAAAAGCGCTATAAAAAATGCGTAACATCTAAAACCAGCATTTCTTATGAAGAGTGTTTGCCTTTTCAAAACTGCAATACTTGGTGGCTGACTACCCTAAATCCTGTAGAAGACGAAACTAAAAATATATCTCGCATTATCGGTACGAGTTTGAATATTACCGAGCGCAAAGAAGCCGAACAGGCATTAGCTAAATTAAATGAGGAATTAGAAGCAAGAGTACGGCAGCGTACCGCCCAGCTAGAACATACTAATTCTTTGTTGTTAGCTACTACGGCTACTCTAGAAAAACGCAACCAAGAACTAGATCGCTTTGCCTATGTAACCTCCCACGATCTTAAAGCACCACTAAGAGCAATTGCTCAACTCTCGGAATGGATAGAAGAAGATTTAGGAGACAAGCTGGATGATGATATCAGACATAATATGACCCTATTACGGAGTAGAGTTTGTCGTCTAAACAATCTGATCGAGGGACTATTACAGTATTCTCGGATCGGTAGAATAAAATCGAAACCAGAATCTGTAGATGTGGCAAAAATGTTAATAGAAATAATCGATTCGCTAGATGCGCCCGATAACTTTCAAATTCAGATTCAGGATAATATGCCCACCTTTGTTACCGAATCAATTCCCCTACAGCAAGTGTTTCAAAATTTAATTAGTAATGCTATCGAACATAGCGATCGCGATAAGGTTAAAATTGCTGTATCAGTTAGAGAGTTAGTCGACTGTTACGAGTTTGCTATAGCTGATAACGGACGAGGTATCGATCCTAAATATCACGATCGCATATTTACGATTTTTCAAACGCTAAAAGCGAGAGACATTAAAGAAAGTACGGGAATCGGACTGGCAATTGTTAAAAAAGCTGTCGAGGATCGGGGTGGCAAGATCGAAGTAGAATCTCAAGTTGGCGTAGGAACTACATTTCGGTTTACCTGGAAAAAAGGTTAA
- a CDS encoding cytochrome P450, whose protein sequence is MTRKLNSLPEPPGNKGLPFIGETIGFFTDPDFNSKRLAKYGKVYQTNIFGNPTVTMVGAEANTFLFRNENKYVVSQWPKSTSILLGDLSLAVRNGSFHTSRRKLLYQAFQPRALASYIPTMENITDEYLQRWQQMETLTWYPELRNYTFDIASNLLVGTDGGSQTPLGELFETWCGGLFTIPINLPWTKFGKALRCRKQLLKYIEAIIIKRQQEDSLREDALGLLIDAKDEEGNSLTLAELKDQVLLLLFAGHETLTSAIASFCLLTAQHPEVMQRLRQEQQELNLSSPFTLENLKQMTYLEQVLKEVMRLIPPVGGGFRKVIEPFAFNGYRIPKDWSIQYQIAQTHKDREIYSEYDRFLPDRFAPDREEDKKSFSYIPFGGGLRECLGKEFARLEMRIFAAKLLQNYQWELLPNQSLDLIAVPTPHPRDGLKVKFRCV, encoded by the coding sequence GTGACTAGAAAATTAAATTCCTTACCCGAACCTCCTGGTAATAAAGGGTTACCATTTATTGGCGAAACCATTGGCTTTTTTACCGATCCTGATTTTAACTCCAAACGTCTGGCTAAATACGGTAAAGTTTATCAAACCAATATTTTTGGTAATCCTACCGTAACTATGGTAGGGGCAGAGGCAAATACTTTTTTATTCCGCAACGAGAATAAGTATGTAGTCTCGCAGTGGCCTAAAAGCACCAGTATTTTACTGGGAGATTTATCTTTAGCGGTACGCAATGGAAGTTTTCATACTTCTCGGCGTAAATTACTCTATCAGGCTTTTCAACCGAGAGCTTTGGCTAGCTATATTCCTACTATGGAAAATATTACCGATGAGTATCTGCAAAGATGGCAGCAAATGGAAACTCTAACCTGGTATCCAGAACTACGCAACTATACTTTTGATATTGCCAGCAATCTTTTAGTCGGTACGGATGGCGGTTCGCAAACACCTTTAGGAGAATTATTTGAAACTTGGTGTGGGGGTTTATTTACAATTCCGATAAATTTGCCCTGGACGAAGTTTGGCAAAGCCTTACGCTGTCGCAAACAACTACTTAAATATATCGAAGCAATAATTATTAAACGCCAACAAGAAGATAGTCTCAGAGAAGATGCCCTGGGTTTACTCATTGATGCCAAAGACGAAGAAGGCAATAGTCTGACTCTAGCAGAATTAAAAGACCAAGTATTGCTACTATTATTTGCAGGTCACGAAACTTTAACTTCGGCGATCGCATCATTTTGTCTGCTTACCGCCCAACATCCAGAAGTAATGCAGCGTTTGAGACAAGAACAACAAGAACTAAATCTATCATCTCCTTTTACTTTAGAAAACCTCAAACAGATGACCTATCTCGAACAGGTGCTAAAAGAAGTAATGCGGTTAATTCCGCCAGTAGGGGGTGGTTTTCGCAAAGTAATCGAACCTTTTGCCTTTAATGGCTATCGTATCCCCAAAGACTGGTCGATTCAGTATCAAATTGCCCAAACCCATAAAGATAGAGAAATATATTCCGAGTACGATCGCTTTCTACCAGATCGCTTTGCACCCGATAGAGAAGAAGATAAAAAGAGCTTTAGCTATATTCCTTTTGGTGGTGGCTTAAGAGAATGTCTGGGTAAAGAATTTGCTCGCTTAGAAATGCGGATATTTGCAGCAAAATTACTACAAAACTATCAGTGGGAACTATTACCAAATCAAAGTCTAGATTTAATCGCAGTACCGACACCCCATCCCCGCGACGGTTTAAAGGTCAAGTTTCGTTGTGTATAA
- a CDS encoding EAL domain-containing protein → MSTKRQCAICDTLPCKVKETGKLYLWLPLAHSINKLIACLNLHEIEHQFLKSEQCLIVELKHTKVVTLVAKIETILTKKELQDSRVLIIEGTKLPQLKDFARVTNLNEFLNLSHSDWLLDLLASENFIGYFQPIVYAEDTSKIFAQECLLRGVDRQGQLISPGKLFDAASKANLMFQLDKIARLTAISEAARQKITSHIFINFAPTSIYDPVFCLRSTVEAIERQTILTRDRIVFEVVETEAVKDIERLKDILDFYRNAGFSVALDDIGAGYSNLNLLHQLRPDFIKLDMELIRNVHQDRYKAVITEKILEIAQNLNIQTIAEGIESEAELNWVRQHGANFVQGYFIAKPSNPPITTISNSTKK, encoded by the coding sequence ATGAGTACCAAAAGACAATGTGCGATCTGTGACACTTTACCCTGTAAGGTTAAGGAAACAGGAAAATTATATTTATGGTTGCCATTAGCACATAGTATTAATAAATTAATTGCTTGTCTTAACTTACATGAGATCGAACATCAATTTTTAAAATCCGAACAATGTTTGATCGTCGAGCTTAAACATACGAAAGTAGTAACTTTAGTAGCCAAAATTGAAACTATCTTAACTAAAAAAGAGTTACAAGATTCTCGCGTATTAATTATAGAAGGAACAAAGTTACCACAATTAAAAGATTTTGCGCGTGTTACTAACTTAAATGAATTTCTCAATCTCAGTCACTCCGATTGGCTCTTAGACTTATTAGCATCAGAAAATTTTATCGGTTATTTTCAACCTATTGTTTATGCAGAAGACACTTCTAAAATTTTTGCCCAAGAGTGTTTGTTACGGGGAGTAGATCGGCAAGGTCAGCTAATTAGTCCTGGGAAACTGTTTGATGCTGCTAGTAAAGCCAACTTAATGTTTCAGTTAGATAAAATAGCGCGATTGACTGCAATTAGCGAAGCAGCAAGACAAAAAATTACCAGCCATATTTTTATTAATTTTGCTCCTACCTCGATTTACGATCCAGTTTTTTGTTTGCGATCGACGGTAGAGGCGATCGAACGACAAACCATACTTACTCGCGATCGCATTGTATTTGAAGTAGTTGAAACCGAGGCTGTTAAAGATATAGAAAGGCTAAAAGATATTTTAGATTTTTATCGCAATGCTGGCTTTTCTGTAGCCTTGGACGATATTGGTGCGGGGTATTCTAATTTAAATTTACTTCACCAGTTACGCCCCGATTTTATCAAGCTCGATATGGAATTAATCCGTAACGTTCATCAAGATCGTTATAAAGCTGTTATTACCGAGAAAATTTTAGAAATCGCTCAAAACTTAAATATTCAAACTATTGCCGAAGGTATTGAGTCGGAAGCAGAGTTAAATTGGGTACGTCAGCATGGTGCTAACTTCGTTCAGGGATATTTTATTGCCAAACCCTCAAATCCTCCCATAACTACAATTTCCAACTCTACAAAAAAATAA
- a CDS encoding mevalonate kinase: MKLFVPGRLCLFGEHSDWAGAYRRVNPQLEPGYAIAVGTNRGIYAEVTTHPHLLKVKATNNTDCLELAMQPEKLLEVALQGGFFSYVAGVAYQAVTRYGVKGVAIDNYHTDLPVKKGLSSSAAICVLVARAFNRLYQLNLSLSEEMELAYLGERTTPSQCGKLDLACAYGNQPILMFFDGDNLEVTRLKVPQELYLVIVDLGAAKNTQLILSQLNQCYPSAKNSLQENVQKYLGRINAALVRQAVLAIQQGDAAAIGKLMCQAQAEFDRHLIPACPTQLTAPVLHQLLAHPPLLPYIYGGKGVGSQGDGTAQFIVKDRQCQERAIAIIKRDFPQMQCLKLTIGNSLKNLNKG, from the coding sequence ATGAAGCTTTTCGTTCCAGGTCGTCTTTGTCTATTTGGCGAACATAGCGACTGGGCGGGGGCATATCGTCGGGTTAATCCTCAGTTAGAACCAGGATATGCGATCGCCGTCGGAACGAATCGAGGGATCTATGCGGAAGTAACAACTCATCCCCATCTACTAAAGGTTAAAGCTACAAACAATACAGATTGTCTGGAATTAGCAATGCAGCCCGAAAAACTCCTAGAAGTCGCACTACAGGGAGGATTTTTTAGTTATGTGGCAGGCGTAGCTTATCAGGCTGTGACTCGTTATGGTGTTAAAGGTGTGGCGATCGATAATTACCACACCGATCTGCCTGTAAAAAAAGGCTTATCTTCTAGTGCGGCAATTTGCGTTTTAGTAGCCAGGGCTTTTAATCGACTTTACCAGCTAAATTTATCTCTGTCAGAAGAAATGGAGTTAGCTTATTTAGGAGAGAGAACTACCCCAAGTCAGTGTGGCAAATTAGATTTAGCCTGTGCTTATGGCAACCAGCCTATCTTAATGTTTTTTGATGGCGATAATCTAGAAGTTACTCGTCTAAAAGTACCTCAAGAACTTTATTTAGTTATTGTCGATTTGGGTGCTGCTAAAAATACTCAGTTGATTTTGTCTCAACTCAATCAATGTTATCCCTCCGCTAAAAATTCTCTGCAAGAAAATGTCCAGAAATACTTAGGCAGAATAAATGCTGCTTTGGTGCGGCAAGCTGTTTTAGCCATACAACAAGGAGATGCGGCAGCAATTGGAAAATTGATGTGCCAGGCACAAGCAGAATTCGATCGCCATTTAATCCCTGCTTGTCCTACTCAACTTACCGCACCAGTCTTACACCAGTTACTGGCTCATCCACCCTTACTGCCTTATATCTATGGCGGTAAAGGGGTTGGTTCTCAAGGTGACGGTACGGCGCAATTTATTGTTAAAGACCGCCAGTGTCAAGAAAGAGCCATCGCTATTATCAAACGAGATTTTCCGCAAATGCAGTGTTTGAAGTTAACTATTGGTAATAGTCTAAAAAATTTGAATAAAGGGTAA
- the nadA gene encoding quinolinate synthase NadA — translation MFATAFPKTNTASRIPSDLFGAIDELKKDLKAIVLAHYYQEPDIQDVADYIGDSLGLSQQAASTDAEVIVFAGVHFMAETAKILNPDKLVILPDLDAGCSLADSCPPNEFKAFKAAHPEHLVISYINCTAEIKALSDIICTSSNAVKIVNQIPRDRSIIFAPDRNLGRYVAEQTGRDLVLWQGSCIVHETFSEKRIVELKTQYPAAKIIAHPECEPAVLRHADFIGSTTALLKYCQSSSDREFIVATEPGIIHQMEKTAPNKRFIPAPAINNCACNECPHMRLNTLEKLYLAMKNKSPEVTLPEDIRVAALQPIQRMLEMS, via the coding sequence GTGTTTGCAACTGCTTTTCCCAAAACTAATACTGCCAGCCGTATTCCTAGCGATTTATTTGGCGCGATCGACGAACTAAAAAAAGATTTAAAAGCAATTGTTTTAGCCCACTACTATCAAGAACCAGACATTCAAGATGTTGCCGATTATATTGGCGATTCTTTAGGATTATCGCAACAGGCAGCTAGTACCGATGCAGAGGTGATTGTCTTTGCAGGGGTTCACTTCATGGCAGAAACGGCTAAGATTCTCAACCCCGACAAGTTAGTGATATTGCCAGACTTAGATGCAGGATGTTCTCTGGCTGATAGCTGCCCTCCTAATGAGTTTAAAGCTTTTAAAGCAGCACACCCCGAACATTTGGTTATTTCTTATATCAACTGTACGGCAGAAATTAAAGCCTTAAGTGATATTATCTGTACTAGTTCTAATGCAGTTAAAATAGTCAACCAAATTCCCCGCGATCGCTCGATTATTTTTGCCCCAGATCGCAACTTGGGTCGTTATGTAGCCGAACAAACGGGTAGAGATTTAGTTTTGTGGCAGGGTAGCTGTATCGTTCACGAAACTTTCTCCGAAAAAAGAATTGTCGAATTAAAAACCCAATATCCCGCAGCCAAAATTATCGCCCATCCAGAGTGCGAACCTGCGGTTTTACGTCATGCTGATTTCATTGGTTCGACTACCGCACTACTAAAATACTGTCAGTCAAGTAGCGATCGCGAATTTATTGTCGCTACAGAACCAGGCATCATTCATCAAATGGAAAAAACCGCTCCTAACAAACGATTTATTCCCGCACCTGCTATCAACAACTGTGCCTGTAATGAATGTCCCCACATGCGGCTCAATACCTTAGAAAAACTCTATCTAGCGATGAAGAATAAAAGCCCAGAAGTTACTTTACCAGAAGATATTCGCGTTGCGGCATTGCAGCCTATTCAAAGAATGTTAGAGATGTCTTAA
- a CDS encoding CO2 hydration protein has translation MVSSTKIRASKSLLIDEYVQKLQSGAALLQDSPQNLIEVVGVLKSYGVVLDAYSTNLCYIANTQFLKLFPFFKYFNGKVSTQKLFKHWGHDRLNYEYAEYCMKSMFWHGGGGLDEYLDTPEFLEAAQQVIKAKFKHNPLMLGMNALFTDFLPEQMRQMAYYSGLGQFWRVMSDIFLDLSDRYEAGAIKSIPNTVEFILNGLVADASKPITYEVSVRDKTYQLIPEAAGLTFLPDTAVPYVEAIFFRGTPFHGTISYNAQAYQIPSDISAFEYGALFADPLPIGGAGIPPTLLMQDMRHFLPDYLRDFYRQETRGEGDLLVKICQSFQKSMFCVTTAALQGLAPHPFDTKNSQEQEANRKFLKGWLKRILESQLVTVNSE, from the coding sequence ATGGTTAGCAGCACTAAAATTAGGGCATCAAAATCTCTTTTAATTGACGAATACGTTCAAAAGCTACAGTCGGGAGCGGCTTTACTGCAAGATTCTCCTCAGAACTTGATTGAAGTTGTAGGTGTACTCAAAAGCTATGGTGTGGTTTTAGATGCCTACTCTACCAATTTATGTTACATAGCTAATACACAATTTTTAAAGTTATTTCCGTTTTTTAAATACTTTAATGGCAAGGTTTCTACCCAAAAATTATTCAAACATTGGGGACACGATCGCCTCAATTACGAATATGCCGAATACTGTATGAAATCAATGTTTTGGCATGGTGGCGGTGGACTGGATGAATATTTAGATACTCCAGAATTTTTAGAGGCTGCCCAACAAGTAATCAAAGCCAAGTTTAAACACAATCCTCTAATGCTGGGGATGAATGCCTTATTCACAGATTTTTTGCCAGAACAAATGCGCCAGATGGCATACTATAGCGGACTAGGGCAGTTTTGGCGCGTAATGAGCGATATTTTTCTGGATTTGAGCGATCGCTACGAAGCAGGTGCAATTAAATCCATTCCCAACACTGTAGAATTCATTCTCAATGGCTTGGTTGCCGATGCTAGCAAACCAATTACCTACGAAGTATCTGTTAGAGATAAAACTTACCAGTTAATACCCGAAGCGGCTGGTTTGACTTTTCTCCCCGATACTGCCGTTCCTTACGTAGAAGCAATTTTCTTTCGCGGCACACCTTTTCATGGAACTATTTCTTATAACGCTCAGGCTTATCAAATTCCTTCCGACATCAGTGCTTTTGAATATGGAGCCTTGTTTGCCGATCCCCTACCTATTGGCGGTGCGGGTATTCCGCCGACATTACTGATGCAGGATATGCGTCATTTTTTACCCGATTATCTGCGAGATTTTTATCGTCAAGAAACTAGAGGCGAAGGAGATTTACTAGTTAAAATCTGCCAGAGTTTTCAAAAGTCAATGTTTTGCGTAACTACTGCCGCATTACAGGGGTTGGCTCCTCATCCTTTTGATACTAAAAATTCACAGGAGCAAGAAGCTAACCGTAAATTTCTTAAAGGCTGGTTGAAAAGAATTTTAGAGTCTCAGTTGGTAACGGTTAATAGTGAGTAG
- a CDS encoding NADH-quinone oxidoreductase subunit M — MLSVLILLPFVGAAIISLLSTKIASTARKIALIVAISNLAINLAIAFQFEPQHQGFQFVENIPWIEWIGLNYHLGIDGLSFPLIFLNSLLTLIAIATTSPTIERPRLYYSMLLLLTGGAAGAFLAQDLLLFFLFYELEIVPLYILIAIWGGSRRGYAAMKFLLYTALSGILVLASFLGLVWLSGTNSFDYEVLRQQNLALNTQLLLLAPLLIGVFIKIPIFPFHTWLPDAHVEASTPISVMLAGVLLKLGTYALLRFCVGLFLEGWTYLAPGLAILAAISALYGASCAIAQKDMKKVVAYSSIAHMAYILLAASATTRVSMTAAVFQMVSHGLISALLFLLVGTVYKKTGTRNVDELRGLLNPEKGLPVTGGLMILGVMASSGLPGMVGFISEFLVFRGSFPIFPIPTLLCLVGTGLTAVYFLLVINRVFFGRLEESLAKLPSVKWVEHAPAFALLALIFTFGIQPSWVVRWSELQAVVLLTGN; from the coding sequence ATGCTTAGTGTTTTAATTCTTTTGCCCTTTGTTGGGGCAGCAATAATTAGCTTATTGTCAACCAAAATAGCTAGCACAGCTCGCAAAATTGCCCTGATAGTTGCTATTAGTAATCTGGCTATCAATTTAGCGATCGCCTTCCAGTTCGAGCCTCAGCACCAAGGTTTTCAATTTGTAGAGAATATTCCCTGGATTGAATGGATTGGCTTAAATTATCACTTGGGAATTGACGGGCTTTCTTTTCCTTTAATATTCCTCAATAGCTTACTGACTTTAATTGCGATCGCCACTACCAGCCCGACTATAGAAAGACCCAGACTCTACTATTCGATGCTGTTACTTTTGACTGGTGGCGCGGCAGGAGCTTTTTTGGCGCAGGATTTACTATTGTTCTTTTTATTTTACGAACTAGAAATAGTTCCTCTCTATATTTTGATTGCCATTTGGGGCGGTAGTAGAAGGGGTTACGCAGCCATGAAGTTTTTGCTATATACTGCTCTTTCAGGAATTTTAGTTCTTGCCTCCTTTTTAGGATTGGTGTGGTTGAGTGGAACCAACAGTTTTGACTATGAAGTTTTACGGCAGCAAAATCTGGCTCTTAATACTCAATTGCTGCTTTTAGCACCGTTATTAATTGGTGTATTTATCAAAATTCCTATCTTTCCCTTTCATACCTGGCTGCCAGATGCACACGTCGAAGCGTCTACACCCATTTCGGTGATGCTGGCAGGAGTGTTACTCAAGCTAGGGACATATGCCTTATTAAGATTTTGTGTGGGTTTATTCCTCGAAGGCTGGACTTATCTGGCTCCTGGGCTGGCGATTTTAGCTGCAATTAGTGCTTTATATGGGGCTTCTTGCGCGATCGCACAAAAAGACATGAAAAAAGTGGTGGCATATTCTTCTATTGCCCACATGGCGTATATTTTGCTGGCAGCTTCCGCTACAACTCGCGTCAGCATGACGGCAGCAGTTTTTCAGATGGTCAGTCACGGCTTAATTTCGGCATTACTGTTTTTATTAGTAGGAACGGTATACAAAAAAACTGGTACGCGCAATGTCGATGAACTTCGAGGATTGCTCAATCCCGAAAAAGGACTGCCAGTTACTGGAGGACTGATGATTTTGGGAGTGATGGCAAGTTCTGGTTTACCAGGCATGGTTGGTTTTATTTCGGAATTTTTGGTATTTAGAGGTAGTTTCCCCATCTTTCCCATACCGACTTTACTATGTTTGGTCGGTACTGGTTTGACTGCGGTTTACTTTTTGTTGGTAATCAATCGCGTTTTCTTTGGACGTTTGGAAGAAAGTTTGGCAAAACTCCCCTCGGTAAAATGGGTAGAACACGCTCCTGCTTTTGCCTTACTGGCTTTAATCTTTACCTTTGGCATTCAGCCAAGTTGGGTGGTTCGCTGGAGTGAGTTGCAAGCCGTAGTTTTACTTACAGGCAATTAA